One region of Thunnus thynnus chromosome 14, fThuThy2.1, whole genome shotgun sequence genomic DNA includes:
- the hs3st1l1 gene encoding heparan sulfate (glucosamine) 3-O-sulfotransferase 1-like1 produces the protein MACFLASAFLLVLQTYAAPPELVQAGFGITLNPMDLGPGLSANVSGDVSSSPPPGTSKRAPHSIIIGVRKGGTRALLEMLDIHPEVAAAATEVHFFDWDENYAKGFEWYRELMPYSYPHQITVEKTPGYFTSALAPERICAMNSSIKLLLILRDPAERVISDYTQVYFNRLENHKPVQAIENLLVRNGALNIRYKAIQRSLYDIHMRNWLRHFPLEQIHIVDGDALIRDPLPELQKVERFLNLPPRIVSTNFYFNQTKGFYCIRSDGRERCLHESKGRPHPAVNSTVLQQLRSYLQEHNRTFFRLVKRTFDWQ, from the coding sequence ATGGCTTGTTTCCTGGCATCTGCCTTTCTTTTGGTTCTCCAGACATATGCTGCCCCACCTGAGCTTGTCCAGGCAGGATTTGGCATAACACTGAACCCTATGGATCTTGGTCCTGGACTATCAGCCAATGTCTCTGGAGATGTGTCCTCGTCTCCACCGCCAGGGACTAGCAAAAGAGCCCCTCATAGTATTATTATCGGGGTACGCAAGGGGGGTACAAGGGCGCTGTTGGAAATGCTAGACATACACCCTGAGGTTGCTGCTGCCGCCACCGAGGTGCACTTCTTTGACTGGGATGAGAACTATGCCAAGGGCTTTGAGTGGTACCGTGAGTTGATGCCTTACTCATACCCTCATCAGATCACAGTAGAGAAAACTCCAGGTTACTTTACATCAGCTCTTGCACCAGAACGCATCTGTGCCATGAACTCATCCATAAAGCTGTTGCTGATCTTGCGTGACCCAGCCGAGCGGGTCATCTCCGACTACACCCAGGTGTACTTCAACCGGCTGGAGAACCACAAGCCGGTGCAAGCCATTGAGAACCTGCTAGTGCGCAATGGTGCCCTGAATATCCGGTACAAGGCCATTCAGAGGAGCCTGTACGACATCCACATGCGCAACTGGCTGCGCCACTTCCCCCTGGAACAGATACACATCGTAGATGGGGATGCTCTGATCCGTGACCCCCTTCCAGAGCTTCAGAAGGTGGAGCGTTTCCTCAACTTGCCCCCCAGGATAGTGTCCACCAACTTCTACTTCAACCAAACCAAAGGGTTTTACTGTATCCGAAGTGATGGTCGAGAGCGTTGTCTGCATGAGTCTAAGGGACGTCCCCACCCAGCGGTCAACAGCACTGTACTCCAACAACTCCGCTCTTACCTACAGGAACACAACCGAACCTTCTTCAGGCTGGTGAAGCGTACCTTCGACTGGCAATAA